CCTTTTTAAATAATCCTTATCTATAATCTCTAACATCCTTTTGGCATTATTACAGCCATCGTTAAattgtattttacattttaaacaaatatatttcacaaattaacatttacttttttattGTTAATTTACAAAGAGAACATGTAGTTTATAAAGGAATTACAAATCTAGTTGACAATGCAAGTTGCCATACAACTTCAATCCAAAAAATGATATCTGGGGGACTACATTGTCTATTTTGTGGTGGACACATATGTTGAACtcgttattatgttttttttttttacataaagaGTTCAACCTACTTGTATCATAGTTCAACATGTCTCCTGTGCATTTCTCTAGACAAAGTCAGTGGGCAGCCCAGTATGTCGATGTCCTGCTTGGTCACACAGAGCTAGTCTCTATCCTGATGCACAGACTCTGGGACCTGTTTCATAACAAGGTAACATGAAGCACTAGCTTTTCAATCATACACATCTGATTTTCGATGCTCAACATTTCCCTGGTCTAGTGAATTGTTTcccatataatatatatcttcttcttttctttaccCCTATCTGTCCTAAGGGGTCATCGCTGACCACTTCCCATTTGCTGGGTCTTGCTGCTATTGTAGTCCACCTCCATGCTTCTCGCACCCATAGTCCTCTGTTGCAGATGATGCCCATTGTGGTGTTCCGGCCACACCCGCTCACAGAGGCCCTGAGCAACGCCTTGCTCTGCAACACACAGGACAACATGCTCTTCTGTGTCAGGTGAGAGACTCgataagggtgtgtgtgcgtcgccAAAGAGTCTGACGTATTTTTGTCTTTGAAACTAATTCAGATACAAGTTAACTTATTCAAAATAGTATTATTAAAGAACGTATTATCTTTGTTAAAACTAGgttaagatatatatatatatatttttttgttaaattCCCTTTACATCCCAACAATTTTCAAAATCTAGTTTACTCTGGCTGTTTTCTCCAAATAAACTAATCTAGCTCAGTGTTATCTAGCtcaaaggaactttggctttgactccctgaagtacatgaactgcgacatgctgcctgcagCCGGTTTcccgcgaggcaccaccaccgcGAAAgacaccaccgcccggcagcgggcagccggcagcaggcagcgggcggttcagtctacttcagatttatgtggaagtggaagaacctgagacgtcggagaaccctaATAAggcgtttgtgattcataatatggtctggaggcgcacacagcttttggccgtgataatatgtattatatgatatagatatctatgtattatatcatatagatatctatgtatcatatgatattatttagatatagagctccaggaatcctgtgtgttctagaatatttacagaacacggctaaaggctgtgtgcgcctcgccattgcaatacatccactgtaaacagggCGCATGGTACCTTgcctgcaagctgctcagggccacacccccaccctcctccttgacccgcctctctcctcctcatttgcatcaaagctacagacaccgaaacgccgcctttggggaaagctcaatgtgcgactggctcgtagtggctgtaattctgcaccaccaAAAAATGTTTATATAAGAGTctttaaaatgtaattattaCCTGTACATTTTTCAGGGGATTCTGTCTTGGAAGAAAGGGAAACACACAGGGAGGAACTAGTCACTGTTGTGGTCTCATGTCTACCCAATAGTTAAATAGATGTAAAACTtgatatagaaaaaaaatagttttctaAATGTCGGCAGAAAATCTAACCTCAGGCGACAAACGAAATAtaacagataaaaaaaagaatctaaTCAATTACAGGCTCTGTGATTGATTAATCTCAATTAATGCTTGCATTTTTCCGAgaaagtatttcaaaataatttaattcaagTAAATTATGGCAGATGAGTGATTTAATGAATAATAGACATAATGGACTTTAAAGTTcaatgtctcttttatttaaaacacgtctttcattaacatacggtgcattttaagatcaaattaataacatttccatctcactcaaGATTCAATGCATCTCAATTCCTTACTAAAGAGATTACAGATAACGGTGTTGCTATTTACAGTTGTTTAAACTTAAATTTTCATTTCACGGGGCCGAGCAGAGTCTTCtcgtctgcctccattttgtttcaacgcAAATGACGCACCAGGTCAAAGGGCACTATAGAAGCGCGATTAAtctgcgttaatttttttattaatttgacagccctactTTAATTTTATGTTACCATAACTGTTATGACATACTAGATAAGTCacataatgaatgaaaatgcAAGGTGCTGCAGGTACGATTTGTGAGGGTAAAGAGAGAGCAAAAAAAAGCGAGAGCGCCACTCAAATGGCAGACTTCTCCTGCCATTTGAGTGGCTTAAAATTGGCAACGTTTTACAGAAAAAGGTGCACTGTCAAACACAAGATATTCTCAGAAACCAGCATTATATCTTTTTGGTTTCAGATTGAAGTGAAGTAATAATATTCCTCTGTCTAGAGTAGCTCATTGTCTGACAAGCACTGTTATTTCAGCTTGAAAAGTGCTACAATATGTTGAGATatctctttcattttaaatccATACATGAGAGGATTGAACAGAGGAGGAATCACAACATACAGAAGAGATACTATAAGACGAACAATATGCGGTATGCCAGAAGAAATTCGATTTTGAATGATTTCAAACATGATGATAATGGTGAAGTTCAGAAATATAACAAGATGGGGGAGACATGTGTTAAGAGCTCCTCTCCTGAAATCCCTGGAGCTCCTCAGACAAATTAACAATATACTTGTGTaagaaaacacaataaatattaGATGTGGAAGTATAGAAAGTACCGTTGCAATGAGCCCATATGCATTGCTTACAGTTGAGTCCCCACACCCTGCCTTGACAAGCGAATAGTTATCACAAGTTATTCTCatcaacacaaacttgcatAGTCCTATATTAGTTGACAAAATAATAGCAATTCCAATTTTACaacaaggtaaacaaaaggcCAAAAACAAAATTAATTTGACAGTTTGTGTCCTGACAAGGGAGTGGTATTGGAGAGGTCTGCATATGGATACATACCTATCAAAAGCCATCGCTGACAACAGTGTGAATTCGCAACCAGCATACACGTATACTAAAAAACTCTGTAGCCGGCAGGCAGGACGCGATATAGTTTGGGTTGCTGAAAGCAGATCTATAAGAAGTTTTGGATAGACGCTTATGCTTCCAAACAGGGCGTTCAtcagcaaagcagcaacaaaAGTATACATTGGTTTATGAAGGCTTTTGTGTACATAGATGACATATAAAACAACGGTATTACTGCAGATGATTAAAATGAAGAGCAGGAGAGTCATTgagaaatataaatatctatattttgcAAGCTGTACATGCCCTCCAAGTATAAGATATGTAATGTTGTAATTACCATCCATCTGGAATCAATGTTCGAGTGCAATTAAGGTATAGTCCTTCTGTTCTTTTCTTTGCCTCAGTGCACAAAGGATATCTAAAAAAGACGTATGGAACTGTTCTAGAAATATGGGTACAGGTTGCTTCTGTTATCGAGCCCTTGAGAGCTGACTATGTTTGAAGGTTTGCTCAATttattgtttttctaattctcAGGGGATCTCATTACAATCCCTCCTTCATGTCCAGTTTTAACTAAAGAGGATGGACCTAGAACTTAATCTTGCAGGATAATATATTATTGCATCATGTATActcatgtatgtttgtttttgtttattgtttaagttcagtttattttaaaagtagTATTTTATACGCTCAATGATATGCCTTCGTTATATGATCAGctcatattttatttctttgtacagcatacacaaaacacatgttggttttaaaaaatatcaaaataacaaaacataaacaaacaaacaaatcagaaAGTTTGAGTATGTAGATAATGAAAAGTCGGGGATGGAGTACTGAAGGCTTGGGGATACCATGAGGGCCTGGGGAGGTAGGGTATTTGCAGTTGAATTTAATTGACGTATGTCAGAGAGATAGGAAATGAACCAGGtgagagcagtgccagtggtgCCAAGTGAGGactggaggagggagatgaggaTGGAGTGGTTGTTGGTATCGAAGGTGGCCTagaggtcaaggaggatgaggatggagagggaacCAGAGTCTGCAGAGAGACGAATGTCATTTGTGACCTTTTTAAAAGAGCTGTTTCCGTGGTGTGGCTGGAGCAGAAGCCGGATTGAAAAGGTCCGTAGAGGTTATTGTCGTCGAGGTGTGATTTTAACTGGGAGGCAACGGTTCTTTCTAAAATTGTTcgagaggaaggggagattggagatgggtcGGAAATTGCTCAGTGTTTCAGGGTCAAGTGCAGGTTTTTTTAGTTGGGGGTGACAGCAGCGAGTTTGAGGGCGGGGGGGACAAGAACCGAGAGGAGTTTATAGCTGAGGTGATCAGGGGAAAGAGTAAGGGGAGACAGGCCATGGCTAGGGTTGAGGGCATGGCTTCCAGGATGCAGGTAGAGATTTACATGCCAGTGAGTATGGCAGGTAGGTCTGCTGGGGTGATTTCAGTGAATGAGGAGACGGTGAATggcaggagggggtggtggaggtcggAGAAGAgacagtggaggtggaggtggtcagTTGGCCGTGTATAATGTCAATTTTTCTTTGGATGTGTGAGAGGAATGAGATGCATTTACTGACATTGAAGGAGTTGGAGATGGTGTCCATAGGTTTAAGAAGTTTATTTATGGTGGAAAACGGAGTCTTGGGGTTGTTGATCCTGATTGTATGACGGAGGAGTAGTAGGAGGAGCATGCACTGTTGAGGGCGTTTTTGTAGAGCTGTTGGTGTTGTTTGTAGGCATCTTTGTGGATAGTGAGACCAGTTCTATTGGTTAGCCGTTTGAGTTGGCGGACCTTGGATTTGAGGTGATGAAAATGATCAGTGTACCAGGGGGtggagtgagtgaaagagacCATCTTAGTTTTAATTGGAGTGAGCTGACTGAGCCAGGAGGAGAGTGTCATTAAATATTGTGACCAGGTCAAAAGGGGAGGTGTTCTGGAAGAGGGTGGAGTCAGGGATGGTGTCGGCCAAGAGGGAGAAAAGACCAGAGGGATTGATGGATTTGAGATTCCGGAAAGTTATAGAGCGCTTTTGCTTGGCTTGTGGTGTGGGGATGAGAATGTCCATGGTGATAGCCAGGTGGTCAGAGATAGTGACATCGGAGCTGGACAGATTGCTGATTATGATGCCGGTGATGCAGACAAGGTCCAGTGTGTGTCCTTTTTAATGGATTGTAAAATCCACATTTTGGGTGAAGTTGAAGATGATTATGATGTCCAGAAGTTCTTCAGAGGTTTTGGAGTCAAGTCGACATGTATGTTGAAGTCACAGACTAGCAAAATGGATGGAGTGATGGCACAGAGTTTCGGCAGGTCAGTTAAGAAAGCTGAGttaggtttgggggggggggggggagcgataAATTACTGCAGCAACCAGGGCTTTGGGTCCAGACAGTTTAAAAACAATGTGTTCaaattagggggggggggcgggatggAGATTGTACTTGTAGTGATGCTTTGTCTGAAAAATGTGTCTGTTCCACCACCAGGGCCACGGAGGCGTGGCTTATCAATATATGCATATCCCGGGGGTGTGGTCTGATTTAGTGAAAAATATTCCTTTGCTTTTTGCCATGTCTCAGTTATGCAGAGTCCAGGCTATTGTCAGTAATGAATTCACTGAGTATGAGACCCTTGCTGGTTAGGGATTGTGTGCTGTTTAGGGAGTCTCTGTGGCTGATGATGGTTTGTATAGGGAGAATTTCTGGTGCGAGTGTGAGTGACAGATGTGGCCGGCAGGGGGAACTGACAGGGGGAACAGTGCTGAGGTGAAGATGGATGTTCCAGGGAGAATGGGGTAAACAGTCATGATTCACGTGTTGTTGATCAGATTGAACACTGTGCTGTAGGTTAGCTGCTAGCATTTGGTTACCCCGTCAGTTTTGGTGAATACCGTCTGGCCTGAAGAAATCAGAACGGTCCCAAAACAGATTGAAATTATCAATGAAACCAAATTTTAGAGCTGTGCTGGTGGACTGAATCCAGGTGGCAAGGCTTAGGAGTCTGCTAAAATGCCCCACACCACAGCCTAGAGAGGGGATGGGACCAGAAATGTAGATGCTCTTCTCACAGGAGCTTATGAAATTAAAACGATTTTTAAAATCTTTTGATGAGCTCTGTCTGCTGACGAGCTGTGTCGCAGTTCCGACATGGACAATCACACGTCTAACTGAGGACGGGTGGTGAGCGCAGTAGCCCCGGAAGTTTACTAGTGATCCAGTTAAATCCACAAACCTCATGATTTTAAAGATTTAATTGACTTTGAAATGTCTCAACAAAACAAATCTTTAACTGTTGGGCACATGTGACAACAAGGCCCGTAATTAACAGGCCTCTCAGAATTACTCCTAGTAATTGCACTAAAGTTAACCTATCACTAAAGGTACTCACAGCTCAAAGTAGGACTTGGGAGTGAGTGACCATCGCTCCGTTACCTGATGTTAGCGAAGAGTAGGATCCGGCTTTTAGGAGTGGAAGACGTTAAAATTTTAAAACCATATCAGCTGTAAATTaaaagtatatattatataattatatatattcctGAGAAACAATTACAATTTGACTGTAGGCAGGGTCAAAATAGCTAAACTTGTCAGAATGTCGGTTAACCCTTGGCAATGCTAATGTATACATCTTTAACATTGGAAAAGAAAAGTTTTAACTGAAAAATGatgagaaatacaaaaaaaataagcaaaaagCTGTGCCGATTGAAACACACTCTCTATTCTTGCTCTAGCGAACTTCTACAGGCAgaccagcagacagacacagtcaAAGGAAACGAGACTGGGTGAGGAAGATTTCTGAGAAGGTTGTAGATTGGCTATTGCAGATCAGATGCTGTGGGACATTTGTATATTTGGCAGACCTGTCTAATCGCTTTGTAGGAGGACGGAGATGACTGATAATTTTAGCAACTTCTAGTCTATAAATGACAAAGTGAAAAATACGTAACAGAGTTTACAACATCAGTATTGACTAAACAAATCTAACTTAAGTATTTTAATACACTTGTATTTTCATACACTTGAAACAGTATGCAGTTATTATGTTGAATGACAGTTCAAAAGCATAATCAAAGAAAAATCGAATGCACACAAAGCCCATTGTTTTATTAAACGTATActatgtttatttgaatgtatATTAACATATCTGACCGATAATAAGGATATTAGATAAGTCTAATAATAAATGATAATTCTTCAAGGTACTGTAGTTAAGATTTGAGAGTTGTTAAGAGTGAGCAAAGAAAAGAGCAAAAGAGAGCAAAACAAAACCACCAAAAAAACCTCTTTAGTCCTCTTTCTTGTAGCCTGTTGTCTGTCAAATACAGTTATTTCAGCTTGAATAGTGCTACAAGACATTGACGTATCACTTGCATTTTAAATCCATAAATTAGAGGATTGAAGAGAGGAGGAATCACAACATACAGGAGAGATACTATAAGACGAAACATATGCGGTATGCCAGAAGGAATACGATTTTGAATGACTTCAAACATAACAATTATGGTGAAGTTCAGAAATATAAAGAGGTGGGGGAGACACGTGTTAAGAGCTCCTCTCCTGAAATCCCTGGAGCTCCTCAGACAAATAGACAATATTCTTGTGTAAGTAAACGCAATAAATATTACATGTGGAAGTGTACAAAGTACCATTACAATAAGCCCATATGTATTGCTTACAGTTTTGTCCCCACATCCCGCTTTGACAAGGGAATAGATATCACAAGTAATTCTCatcaacacaaacttgcacAGACCTATATTAGCTGACAAAATAGTAGCAATTCCAATTTCAACACAAGGTATACAAAAGGCCAAAAACAATATTATTTTGACAGTTTGTGTCCTAACAAGGGAGTGGTATTGGAGAGGTCTGCATATGGATACATACCTATCAAAAGCCATCGCTGATAACAGTGTGAATTCAATAGCACCATACACGTATGCTAAAAAACCCTGTAGCTGGCAGGCAGGAAGGGATATAGTTTGGGTTGCTGACAGCAGATCTATAAGAAGTTTTGGATAGATGCTTATGCTTCCAAACAGGGAGTTCATCAGCAAAGCAGCAATAAAAGCATACATGGGTTTATGAAGGCTTTCGTTTACATAGATGACATATAAAACAACGGTATTACTGCAGATGATTAAAATGAAGAGCAGGAGAGTCATTgagaaatataaatatctatattttgcAAGCTGTACATGCCCTCCAAGTATAAGATGTGTAATGTTGTAATTAACATCCATCTGGAATCAATGTTCGAGTGC
This genomic stretch from Gadus chalcogrammus isolate NIFS_2021 chromosome 9, NIFS_Gcha_1.0, whole genome shotgun sequence harbors:
- the LOC130388864 gene encoding olfactory receptor 52H1-like, which translates into the protein MDVNYNITHLILGGHVQLAKYRYLYFSMTLLLFILIICSNTVVLYVIYVNESLHKPMYAFIAALLMNSLFGSISIYPKLLIDLLSATQTISLPACQLQGFLAYVYGAIEFTLLSAMAFDRYVSICRPLQYHSLVRTQTVKIILFLAFCIPCVEIGIATILSANIGLCKFVLMRITCDIYSLVKAGCGDKTVSNTYGLIVMVLCTLPHVIFIAFTYTRILSICLRSSRDFRRGALNTCLPHLFIFLNFTIIVMFEVIQNRIPSGIPHMFRLIVSLLYVVIPPLFNPLIYGFKMQVIRQCLVALFKLK
- the LOC130388866 gene encoding olfactory receptor 52E4-like, translating into MDGNYNITYLILGGHVQLAKYRYLYFSMTLLLFILIICSNTVVLYVIYVHKSLHKPMYTFVAALLMNALFGSISVYPKLLIDLLSATQTISRPACRLQSFLVYVYAGCEFTLLSAMAFDRYVSICRPLQYHSLVRTQTVKLILFLAFCLPCCKIGIAIILSTNIGLCKFVLMRITCDNYSLVKAGCGDSTVSNAYGLIATVLSILPHLIFIVFSYTSILLICLRSSRDFRRGALNTCLPHLVIFLNFTIIIMFEIIQNRISSGIPHIVRLIVSLLYVVIPPLFNPLMYGFKMKEISQHIVALFKLK